In Diorhabda sublineata isolate icDioSubl1.1 chromosome 4, icDioSubl1.1, whole genome shotgun sequence, a single window of DNA contains:
- the LOC130442990 gene encoding A disintegrin and metalloproteinase with thrombospondin motifs 12-like, whose product MITFNSLVCSTFVVLIIATYPIASLTPLNGRYTKSIENYKLIVPYVSDSQGNFVSFNLPNFYTHNPSKSRKKRTSADCDMVHYGLTLNGKDHVIDLWPNHDFISGDLIIEHRDPKLRTDSERVKRMDREKLCHYTGEIRGQNGSKAALSTCDGLAGYIVLNNKRYFIEPMAQHQPNKEGHHLHVVHQNSHHIDKKSPHCGTSGDWENAWRKRFQDKYSKNKNIVKGKRGTASEHRYLEILIVCDKKFITHHKDKDMENYIMTIMNMVSDFYHDASSGNQMDVVVVRIMYLEKEEEEIDLVINTNAEKTLESFCKWQVKINPKDINNPNHHDIAVLLTRYDICADEGKDCGLMGLAYVAAACTKDENCAINEDGGLTLGIVVAHEIGHVMGCAHDTEGESACPSQAGDESYYIMAPYVHMFTTRWSTCSRGFMTALFENNLGDCLNDEPEVSIYSLKNALPGTIYDAEAQCDIMFPGSTICLLDDEEFCSVLYCKTEPKSCASRGEPPADGTKCGNNKWCFHKKCVEIGKRPESINGGWGSWGSWSTCSRTCGGGVSVSERDCDNPVPQYGGRYCLGERKRYQICNKDPCPAGQPTFREKQCTEKNNKPYKGQLRTWKPYLKKEEPCVLYCLNEARKFAKLEPRVKDGTPCKAGTKNMCISGVCRRVGCDYQLDSDAVEDVCGICNGDGTQCKIIDEVYKDTGARDYKKVATIPQGSRNVRIEELAPSVNTIAITDKSEKQFYLNGNHQESDDGEKLFGKTEGIYTHPEPGRESLKIHGPTTEDLILFVCFYEEKNVGYQYTYAEPASDLGYSPHYHWELLEWSDCDVKCGGGTQVSKYDCVEERAGKVSSNFCAGDEKPEISIQKCNEQPCKTKWKVGKWGPCKACKNISGLRKRLVECVRENPKQGAEDTLVEDSDCESPRPASSELCDSERKCRTRDVTWASEDALRDVWAQLDKFRRNGKGNTHHDGTKSLNRTKEPKIKFNVGEVIKDRIPQKEIKLLKVPLKQSQISTNISDSVFESMGDSIGDQLDTGHVVVVTGKDAEQELKDLGHNALEKDLLSTTEIGADDPEL is encoded by the exons gTAGATACActaaatctatagaaaattaCAAGTTGATAGTACCTTATGTGTCAGACTCCCAAGGGAATTTCGTGTCTTTTAACTTACCGAATTTTTACACGCACAATCCTTCTAAGTCTCGTAAGAAACGAACTTCCGCAGATTGTGATATGGTTCATTACGGGCTGACGTTGAATGGAAAAGATCACGTTATTGATTTATGGCCAAATCACGATTTCATATCTGGCGATTTGATTATAGAGCATAGAGATCCAAAATTGAGAACGGACAGTGAAAGAGTTAAACGAATGGATAgagaaaaattatgtcattataCCGGAGAGATTCGTGGGCAGAATGGATCGAAAGCGGCATTGAGTACGTGTGATGGATTg gcTGGATACATAGTTCTCAATaacaaaagatattttattgaaCCAATGGCGCAGCATCAGCCAAATAAAGAAG gtCATCACCTTCACGTAGTGCATCAAAATAGCCACCATATCGACAAGAAAAGTCCTCATTGTGGTACTAGTGGAGACTGGGAAAATGCGTGGAGAAAAAGATTTCaagataaatattcaaaaaataaaaatatagttaaaggTAAAAGAGGAACGGCAAGTGAACATAGATATCTCGAAATACTGATAGTGTGtgacaaaaaattcataacacaTCATAAGGATAAAGATATGGAGAATTATATAATGACTATAATGAATATG GTGTCCGATTTTTATCACGATGCTTCCAGCGGCAACCAAATGGACGTAGTCGTAGTTCGCATAATGTATCtagaaaaagaggaagaagaaatcGACTTGGTGATAAACACCAACGCTGAGAAAACGTTGGAGAGCTTCTGCAAGTGGCAGGTGAAGATAAATCCCAAAGATATAAACAATCCCAATCATCACGATATAGCTGTCTTGTTAACCAG GTATGATATTTGTGCGGATGAAGGAAAGGATTGCGGTCTAATGGGTCTTGCTTATGTTGCAGCGGCTTGTACAAAAGATGAAAATTGCGCAATTAATGAAGATGGTGGTTTAACTCTTGGAATAGTTGTTGCTCATGAAATAGGACACGT aatgGGCTGTGCTCATGATACTGAAGGTGAATCAGCATGCCCGTCTCAAGCCGGTGATGAATCATATTATATAATGGCTCCGTATGTTCATATGTTCACCACCAGATGGTCAACATGTAGTAGAGGCTTTATGACAGCCCTGTTTGA AAATAATTTGGGAGATTGTTTGAATGATGAACCAGAAGTGTCGatttattctttaaagaatgcCTTACCAGGAACTATATACGATGCAGAAGCACAATGTGATATCATGTTTCCTGGATCGACTATCTGTTTATTGGATGATGAAGAGTTTTGTTCGGTTTTGTATTGCAAAACCGAACCCAAATCTTGCGCATCTAGAGGTGAGCCTCCCGCTGATGGTACCAAATGTGGAAATAATAAG tggtgttttcacaaaaaatgtgTTGAAATTGGTAAGCGACCGGAATCTATTAACGGAGGCTGGGGCTCCTGGGGTTCATGGTCTACATGTTCAAGAACTTGTGGTGGTGGAGTATCAGTATCTGAAAGAGATTGTGACAATCCTGTTCCACAATACGGTGGTCGTTATTGCTTAGGAGAAAGAAAAAGATATCAAATCTGTAATAAAGAT CCATGTCCAGCTGGTCAGCCGACTTTTAGAGAGAAGCAGTgcacagaaaaaaataataaaccatACAAAGGACAATTAAGAACCTGGAAACCATACCTCAAAAAAG AGGAACCATGCGTTTTGTATTGTTTGAATGAAGCACGGAAATTCGCCAAATTGGAACCAAGGGTCAAAGATGGGACACCATGTAAAGCCGGAACAAAAAATATGTGTATCAGTGGAGTCTGTAGG AGAGTTGGGTGTGATTATCAACTGGATTCAGATGCTGTTGAAGATGTATGCGGTATTTGTAATGGCGACGGCACGCAATGTAAAATTATAGACGAAGTTTACAAAGACACCGGCGCTCGTG ATTACAAGAAAGTGGCGACGATTCCACAAGGTAGCAGAAATGTGAGGATCGAAGAATTGGCACCGTCAGTAAATACTATCGCCATCACCGATAAATCAGAGAAACAGTTTTATCTCAACGGAAACCA TCAAGAATCCGATGATGGAGAAAAATTATTTGGCAAAACAGAAGGTATCTATACTCATCCGGAACCTGGAAGAGAATCTCTTAAAATCCATGGACCTACAACAGAGGATTTGATATTATTT GTTTGCttctatgaagaaaaaaatgtcggCTATCAATATACTTATGCTGAGCCAGCTTCTGATCTTGGTTATTCTCCGCATTATCATTGGGAACTATTGGAATGGTCGGATTGTGATGTAAAATGTGGTGGGGGTACACAAGTTTCAAAATACGATTGCGTAGAAGAGAGAGCAGGAAAAGTCAGCTCAAATTTCTGTGCGGGAGATGAAAAACCTGAGATTTCGATACAGAAATGTAATGAGCAACCATGTAAAACCAA aTGGAAAGTTGGAAAATGGGGACCTTGTAAAGCTTGTAAGAATATCTCAGGTTTACGAAAGAGATTAGTAGAGTGTGTTCGTGAGAATCCAAAACAAGGAGCAGAGGATACACTAGTAGAAGATTCAGATTGTGAATCACCTCGTCCAGCTTCCAGTGAATTATGCGATTCAGAGAGGAAATGTAGGACTAGAGATGTGACTTGGGCATCTGAGGACGCATTAAGAGATGTATGGGCACAGCTTgataaatttagaagaaatggAAAGGGAAA TACTCATCATGATGGTACCAAATCCTTGAATCGAACAAAAGaacctaaaataaaattcaacgtGGGAGAAGTGATTAAAGACAGAATCcctcaaaaagaaataaaacttcTGAAAGTTCCTTTGAAACAATCCCAAATTTCCACGAATATTTCTGATAGTGTTTTTGAATCTATGGGGGACTCAATTGGCGATCAattagatactggtcacgttgTCGTAGTGACTGGAAAAGACGCCGAGCAAGAGTTGAAGGATTTAGGACACAATGCTttagaaaaagatttattaTCAACTACAGAAATAGGAGCG GACGATCCAGAACTATGA
- the LOC130442993 gene encoding uncharacterized protein LOC130442993 — translation MPKMLMSSAIWWKRPQFLLLQSSDWPITNFSISKHDLPELRKSKTILVISQHTKICDLFTKFSCLQRLKRVTAYCMRFINNARKSDTKVIGPLSVEEFENTNTILIKLSQMESFSEELELLRKNKQLDAKHKFASLALFIEEKGIIRVGGRLKNTYLPFNIKHPILLSSKHNFTKLIFNHKHSQLLHPGPQLLLSSVRQFYWPVGGSILAKQTVRNCVNCFKFNPIPFSCPMSNLPNERIRPTLPFEVTGFDYAGPFYILNKPGKGAKLNKCYLAIFVCFCTKAIHCEIVTDLTSINFLACLKRFVSRRGVPKIIYSDNGTTFHGTNNLLKDLSKFLFNNQASVVNSTSQYNIQWKFIPPYTPKHGGLWEAAVKSCKFHLKRALINDNVTYEEMCTLVIQIEGILSSRPLFAQSNDPNDLSPITPSHFLIGRVLTSIPNIDYTNTNKYRLTRLEYMQKLYQQLWRRFSRQYISQLHQQYKWKDAPSTISVGILVLIKNTLYPPCQWPIGIIRKLFPGRDGITRVAEVQTHKGLIIRSIRHLFPLPRQEDIDN, via the coding sequence ATGCCTAAAATGCTGATGTCAAGTGCAATTTGGTGGAAAAGACCTCAATTTTTGTTGTTGCAATCATCAGATTGGCcaattactaatttttcaatttctaaacaCGATCTCCCAGAACTAAGAAAATCTAAAACTATTTTGGTCATATCacaacatacaaaaatttgtgatttatttacaaaattctctTGTTTACAACGATTAAAAAGAGTCACAGCATATTGTATGCGTTTTATCAATAATGCACGAAAATCTGATACCAAAGTTATTGGCCCATTATCAGTTGAAGAATTCGAAAACACCAatactattttaattaaattatctcaAATGGAATCATTTTCCGAGGAGCTAGAATTACTTCGTAAAAACAAGCAATTAGATGCTAAACATAAATTTGCCTCATTAGCGCTCTTTATTGAGGAGAAAGGAATCATCAGAGTTGGGGGacgattaaaaaatacttacttacCATTTAACATCAAACATCCAATCTTACTCTCAAGTAAACACAATTTTACCAAgctaatttttaatcataaacatAGTCAATTGTTACACCCAGGACCACAACTACTATTAAGTTCGGTTCGACAATTCTACTGGCCTGTTGGTGGTTCTATATTAGCCAAACAAACAGTGAGAAATTGCGTGAATTGTTTCAAGTTCAATCCTATTCCATTTTCCTGTCCAATGTCAAACCTACCGAATGAAAGAATTAGGCCTACGCTTCCATTTGAAGTGACCGGATTTGATTATGCTGGCCCAttctatattttgaacaaaccAGGTAAAGGAGCTAAacttaataaatgttatttggctattttcgtttgtttttgcACTAAGGCAATACATTGCGAAATAGTAACTGATTTAACTTCCATCAATTTCTTAGCATGCTTAAAACGCTTTGTATCTAGACGAGGTGTtcccaaaataatatattccgaTAACGGAACTACATTTCACGGCACTAACAACTTATTGAAAGATCttagtaaatttttattcaacaatcaGGCCTCTGTTGTCAATTCTACCAgtcaatataatatacaatggaagtttattcctCCGTACACCCCAAAGCATGGCGGATTGTGGGAAGCAGCCGTTAAAAGTtgcaaatttcatttgaagcgAGCTCTTATTAATGATAATGTGACTTACGAAGAAATGTGCACCTTAGTGATACAAATCGAAGGTATATTAAGCTCTCGACCATTGTTTGCGCAATCAAATGACCCTAATGACTTGTCACCCATTACACCATCCCATTTCTTAATAGGTCGAGTTCTGACCTCCATTCCCAACATTGACTATACTAATACCAACAAGTATCGTTTGACTCGATTAGAATACATGCAGAAACTCTACCAACAACTTTGGCGAAGATTTTCAAGACAATATATTTCTCAGCTACATCAGCAGTACAAGTGGAAAGACGCCCCATCAACTATTTCTGTGGGCATTTTAGTCTTAATAAAAAACACCCTATATCCACCATGCCAATGGCCAATAGGAATAATTAGGAAATTATTTCCCGGAAGAGACGGCATTACAAGAGTTGCTGAAGTCCAAACCCATAAGGGACTAATTATTCGTTCCATCAGACATTTGTTTCCATTACCAAGACAAGAAGACATAGACaattaa
- the LOC130442994 gene encoding uncharacterized protein LOC130442994: MLVNTVFGWIVTGALPIDNNKTIMCNLSSHIPEDDQLKKFWEIEEIKGSNQFLSQDDIVCESLFNENTFRIENGQFVVKFPLKQSPELLGRSKPEAIRRFKTLEKRFADVQFKQLYIDIQEYETLGHMTKLTIEPDGIKYFLPHHGILKEMSTTTRLRVVFDGSCKTSTGWSLNDLQYIGPKVQNDIINILLRFRTYKFVVSADISKMYCQILIDREHRPLQQILWRDNHKSNFCTYHLNTVTYGTRSAPHLAIKCIKTLAEHNMNQYPKTCETILKDMYVDDLLTGSNDLIELQKLCKDIYDVLSSANFILRKWISNNFQLVCGFKDNNISNAILDIGDKESCKTLGIQWDNKNDILKYTIKQFTHRNTITKRHILSIIAQIYDPLGLLSPSIVIAKLIIQKLWSLHIRWDEPIPQDIEQTWYRFQNELGSLNQLSIPINAIYLNYVLTDVHCFCDASRDAYSCCIYLRSVVDSGNYNVQLLCAKTKVLPLKTITIPKLELCACLLGAQLVNTVVNALNLKNIHYCLWSESQVALCWINTEPNLLQTFVANRVSKIQSLTNIENWRYVSTKENPADLASEV; this comes from the coding sequence ATGTTAGTTAACACTGTATTTGGATGGATAGTAACAGGAGCGCTtccaattgataataataaaacaatcatGTGTAACCTTTCAAGTCATATTCCTGAAGATGACCAGTTAAAGAAATTCtgggaaattgaagaaataaaaggtagtaatcaatttttatctcaaGACGATATTGTGTGTGAGTCTTTATTTAACGAAAATACTTTCCGTATAGAAAACGGTCAGTTTGTAGTAAAATTCCCGTTAAAACAATCCCCAGAACTATTGGGCAGGTCTAAACCCGAAGCAATTAGAAGATTTAAGACATTAGAAAAACGGTTCGCGGATgttcaatttaaacaattatacATCGATATTCAAGAATATGAAACTTTAGGTCATATGACTAAATTAACTATTGAACCCGAtggaattaaatactttttaccACATCATggtattttaaaagaaatgagtACGACAACTCGTTTACGCGTAGTTTTTGATGGAAGTTGTAAGACGTCTACAGGGTGGTCGCTTAACGATCTACAATATATCGGCCCTAAAGTTCAGAATGACATTATAAACATTCTTTTACGATTCAGAACATATAAATTCGTGGTTTCCGCTGacatatcaaaaatgtattgtCAAATTCTCATAGATCGAGAGCATAGACCTTTACAACAGATACTATGGCGTGATAACCACAAAAGTAACTTTTGCACTTATCACTTGAATACAGTTACATATGGAACTCGATCCGCTCCACATCTGGCTATCAAGTGTATTAAGACGCTAGCGGAACACAATATGAATCAATACCCCAAAACCTGTGAAACAATACTAAAGGACATGTACGTGGACGATTTGTTGACCGGTTCTAACGATTtaatagaattacaaaaattatgcaAAGACATATATGATGTCTTATCATCAgctaatttcattttaagaaagtggatttctaataattttcaattagtttGTGGCTTCAAAGATAACAATATCTCAAATGCAATTTTAGATATAGGTGATAAAGAAAGTTGTAAAACTTTGGGAATCCAATGggacaataaaaatgacattctaaaatatacaattaaacaATTTACCCATCGAAACACAATTACTAAACGTCACATTCTTTCAATTATTGCTCAAATTTACGATCCTTTAGGGTTATTGAGCCCTTCAATAGTTAttgcaaaattaataatacagaAATTATGGTCCCTACACATTAGATGGGATGAGCCTATTCCACAAGATATAGAACAAACTTGGTATCGATTTCAGAATGAACTTGGCAGTTTAAATCAATTATCTATTCCTATAAAtgctatttatttaaactatgtACTTACAGATGTCCATTGCTTCTGCGATGCATCGAGAGATGCATATTCATGTTGCATATACTTACGTAGTGTTGTTGATAGCGGAAATTATAACGTTCAATTACTATGTGCCAAAACCAAAGTGTTGCCACTGAAGACAATAACAATTCCAAAACTTGAATTGTGTGCTTGTCTTCTAGGAGCACAACTAGTAAATACTGTGGTCAATGccctcaatttaaaaaatattcattattgtttgTGGTCCGAATCTCAAGTGGCCCTATGTTGGATTAACACGGAACCCAATTTATTACAGACCTTTGTTGCTAATCGCGTATCTAAAATACAATCTCTCACGAACATTGAAAATTGGAGGTATGTTAGTACTAAGGAAAACCCTGCAGATTTAGCATCTGAGGTATAA